In one Parus major isolate Abel chromosome 13, Parus_major1.1, whole genome shotgun sequence genomic region, the following are encoded:
- the FOXI1 gene encoding forkhead box protein I1: MSFFDPQTHSPPRCSPQFPNIGQEPPEMNIYYENFFHPQNIPSPQRPSTFETTDYNATPNPYLWLNGPSITPPPYLPGSNASPFIPQSYGMQRQLLPNMHSLGGTDLGWLPLPSQEELMKLVRPPYSYSALIAMAIHGAPDKRLTLSQIYQYVADNFPFYNKSKAGWQNSIRHNLSLNDCFKKVPRDEDDPGKGNYWTLDPNCEKMFDNGNFRRKRKRKSDIEASAATLASEKSEDSTLTGSPKAAEHHDILENSSPGTDNSPEKGSPPPSSSSPCLSNFLSSMTAYVHSSNSGSRSGPVGLSSEPIDKMGQNMVGFNSYSPLSSIPSHGVGDWSNSMPSSHLGHSNSVLNQFNTHFYSSLSTNNTLYPREGTEV; this comes from the exons ATGAGCTTCTTTGACCCACAAACGCATTCCCCTCCACGCTGCAGCCCACAATTCCCAAATATCGGCCAAGAACCTCCAGAGATGAATATCTACTACGAGAACTTCTTCCACCCACAGAACATCCCGAGTCCCCAGCGACCAAGCACCTTTGAGACGACGGATTACAACGCCACTCCCAACCCCTACCTCTGGCTAAACGGACCTTCCATTACCCCACCGCCGTATCTGCCAGGATCCAACGCCAGTCCTTTCATTCCGCAGTCGTACGGGATGCAGAGGCAGCTCTTGCCTAACATGCACAGCTTGGGAGGAACTGACCTTGGCTGGCTTCCCCTCCCGTCCCAAGAGGAGCTCATGAAGTTGGTGAGACCACCTTACTCCTACTCTGCCCTCATTGCCATGGCCATCCACGGGGCACCTGACAAGAGGCTGACTCTGAGCCAGATCTACCAGTACGTGGCTGACAACTTCCCGTTCtacaacaaaagcaaagctggCTGGCAGAATTCCATACGGCACAACTTGTCCCTCAATGACTGCTTCAAGAAGGTGCCTCGAGATGAAGATGATCCAG gaaaagggaattacTGGACTCTCGACCCAAACTGTGAAAAGATGTTTGACAATGGAAACTTTCGCAGGAAGCGGAAGAGAAAGTCTGACATTGAGGCCAGTGCTGCTACTCTTGCATCTGAGAAATCCGAGGACAGTACCCTGACTGGCAGCCCCAAAGCTGCAGAGCATCATGATATCTTGGAAAACTCATCACCTGGGACTGACAATTCACCTGAGAAAGgatctcctcctccctcttccaGCAGCCCATGTCTCAGTAACTTCCTCTCCAGCATGACCGCCTATGTGCACAGCTCCAACTCGGGGAGCCGCTCCGGGCCTGTGGGACTCAGCTCTGAACCCATTGACAAAATGGGGCAGAACATGGTAGGCTTCAATTCCTACTCCCCACTCTCCAGTATCCCCAGCCATGGTGTGGGAGACTGGTCCAATTCCATGCCTTCCAGTCACCTTGGCCACAGCAACTCGGTGCTCAACCAGTTTAACACCCATTTTtacagcagcctcagcacaaACAACACCCTGTACCCCAGGGAAGGCACAGAGGTTTAA